In Sedimenticola thiotaurini, the following proteins share a genomic window:
- a CDS encoding putative bifunctional diguanylate cyclase/phosphodiesterase, producing MTDDSSVEPDLRHELETLDRRMAELDSLITRSVVGEPGAGTTVDPCPQDCQGLWPHSAESQADIQQLQETVSLLKATLNSTTDAILVLDNTMRVVIYNSRFVTLWNIPPTLDRKDKKGWLRAFTAPLMENRERFIQRIREQLSDTGAATRDILRFTDGRIFESFSHPQLIEGEIVGRVWSFRDVTKQHQAQELVEYQATYDPLTDLPNRRLLLDRLNQMLARCRRHARIGALLFLDLDNFKTINDTLGHPIGDALLQQVARRLTECSRREDTAARLGGDEFVLLLAEESTGLEDYTRHVETAAAKVLAALSEAYEVQGHRLYASTSIGVSLFPQNSESADDVLMQADTAMYRAKEAGRNTVRFFLPTMHKHSEDQLKMQNDLRQALDRDELKILWQPKHDFSGNTLGAEALLRWEHPGRGLIMPGEFISVAEEIGIITSLGNKVLEVTCNLLRKMADEYAEAGPIHLSVNISPQQFQQADFTSQVAHYLETSGANPTRLTLELTENMLVTNLEGVMAKMVELKRLGVRFSIDDFGTGYSSMAYLKRLPLDEIKIDRSFVNDIISDPETVSIVEAIITMASKLGLSVVAEGVEHSREFDFLRKRGCNCFQGYMLCHPLDETEFLEFIMDGNVSNVRKKGAQSVFEGF from the coding sequence ATGACAGATGATAGCAGTGTCGAGCCGGACCTCCGGCATGAACTGGAGACACTGGATCGCAGAATGGCTGAACTGGATAGCCTGATTACCCGTTCAGTGGTCGGTGAGCCAGGAGCCGGGACAACTGTCGACCCATGCCCCCAGGATTGCCAGGGATTGTGGCCCCACAGTGCCGAATCCCAGGCGGATATTCAGCAGTTGCAGGAGACGGTTTCCCTGCTGAAAGCGACCCTCAACTCCACCACCGACGCCATTCTGGTGCTGGACAACACCATGCGGGTGGTGATCTACAACAGCCGCTTTGTCACCCTGTGGAATATTCCCCCAACCCTGGATAGGAAAGACAAGAAAGGCTGGTTACGCGCCTTTACCGCACCCCTGATGGAGAACCGGGAGCGATTCATCCAGCGGATTCGTGAACAGTTATCAGACACGGGGGCAGCGACCCGGGATATCCTGCGCTTCACGGACGGGCGGATCTTTGAAAGCTTTTCCCATCCCCAACTGATCGAGGGGGAGATTGTAGGCCGTGTCTGGAGTTTCCGTGATGTGACCAAACAGCATCAGGCCCAGGAACTGGTTGAGTATCAGGCCACCTATGATCCCCTGACCGATCTGCCCAATCGAAGGCTGTTGCTGGATCGGCTCAACCAGATGCTGGCCCGCTGTCGCCGCCATGCCCGCATCGGTGCACTGCTGTTTCTGGATCTGGATAACTTCAAAACCATCAATGACACGCTGGGCCATCCCATCGGGGATGCCCTGTTGCAGCAGGTGGCCCGGCGGCTTACCGAGTGCTCGCGGCGGGAGGATACCGCGGCCAGACTGGGCGGGGATGAGTTTGTCCTGTTGCTGGCGGAGGAGAGCACCGGGCTGGAGGACTATACCCGACACGTGGAAACGGCGGCGGCCAAGGTCTTGGCGGCGTTGTCGGAAGCCTATGAAGTACAGGGGCACCGGCTCTATGCCAGCACCAGCATCGGCGTTTCCCTGTTTCCGCAGAACAGTGAGAGCGCCGACGATGTTCTGATGCAGGCGGATACCGCCATGTATCGGGCCAAGGAGGCGGGGCGCAATACGGTCCGTTTCTTCCTGCCCACCATGCACAAACATTCCGAAGATCAGCTGAAAATGCAGAATGATCTGCGCCAGGCGCTGGACCGGGATGAATTGAAAATACTCTGGCAGCCGAAACACGACTTCTCCGGCAACACCCTGGGTGCTGAGGCCTTGCTGCGCTGGGAGCACCCGGGGCGGGGGCTCATCATGCCGGGTGAGTTTATCTCGGTAGCCGAGGAGATCGGTATCATTACCTCCCTGGGAAACAAGGTGCTGGAAGTGACCTGTAACCTGCTGCGTAAAATGGCCGATGAGTATGCCGAGGCAGGGCCGATCCATCTGTCGGTCAATATCAGTCCGCAGCAGTTTCAGCAGGCCGACTTCACCAGTCAGGTGGCCCATTACCTGGAGACCAGCGGTGCCAATCCAACCCGCCTGACCCTGGAACTGACCGAGAACATGCTGGTCACCAATCTGGAAGGGGTGATGGCGAAAATGGTCGAGCTGAAACGTCTCGGGGTGCGGTTTTCCATCGATGACTTTGGTACCGGTTACTCCTCCATGGCCTACCTGAAGCGGTTACCGCTGGATGAGATCAAGATCGACCGGTCATTCGTCAATGACATCATCAGTGATCCCGAGACGGTGAGTATTGTGGAGGCGATTATCACCATGGCCTCCAAGCTCGGTTTAAGCGTGGTGGCCGAAGGGGTGGAGCATAGTCGGGAATTCGATTTTCTGCGTAAGCGTGGCTGCAACTGCTTCCAGGGCTACATGCTGTGTCATCCGCTGGATGAGACGGAGTTCCTGGAGTTCATCATGGATGGCAATGTCAGCAATGTTCGTAAAAAGGGCGCCCAGAGCGTCTTTGAGGGGTTCTGA
- a CDS encoding Rossmann-like and DUF2520 domain-containing protein — MTKERIALVGAGAAGGALLLALHRAGYPIAGIASRTLASAQRCASLTGNPPASEDPAPAVVSADIIIVATPDGQIEPVCRSIADQGVIRPGQLFLHLSGARTADTLKPAAHKGAEVLALHPIQSLADPEKGAQLLLGSWFCLEGSAAAIGRGTALVEALQGQTLVVPADKKALYHAALCVASNYLITLESLAVTLLEQLGINRQDGLKALLPLIAGSVDNLAHSGLPDALTGPISRGDTTTIAAHIDALRQIPPDYQAIYRMLAKETVKLALEKGGLDQEEAEQIQLLLTPQPPDECLIS; from the coding sequence ATGACAAAAGAGCGGATCGCACTGGTGGGGGCCGGCGCAGCTGGCGGCGCTTTACTGCTGGCACTGCATCGGGCTGGTTACCCCATTGCCGGTATAGCCAGCCGGACACTGGCATCGGCACAACGCTGCGCCAGCCTGACGGGTAACCCGCCGGCCAGCGAAGATCCGGCCCCGGCGGTGGTGAGTGCCGACATTATCATCGTCGCCACCCCGGACGGCCAGATCGAACCGGTCTGCCGATCTATCGCCGATCAGGGCGTCATCCGCCCCGGCCAGCTGTTTCTTCACCTGAGCGGCGCACGCACGGCCGACACGCTGAAACCGGCCGCCCACAAGGGCGCTGAGGTACTCGCCCTGCACCCGATACAGTCACTGGCGGATCCGGAAAAAGGGGCCCAGCTGCTGTTGGGCAGCTGGTTCTGCCTGGAGGGCAGCGCCGCCGCCATCGGCCGGGGCACAGCTCTGGTGGAAGCCCTGCAGGGCCAGACCCTGGTGGTGCCGGCGGACAAGAAGGCACTCTATCACGCGGCTCTCTGTGTCGCTTCCAACTACCTGATCACACTGGAGTCCCTGGCGGTCACCCTGCTGGAACAGCTTGGCATCAACCGGCAGGACGGGCTGAAGGCGCTCCTGCCCCTGATAGCCGGCAGTGTGGATAACCTGGCCCACTCCGGTCTGCCCGATGCGTTGACCGGCCCCATCAGCCGGGGCGATACCACCACCATCGCAGCTCATATCGACGCCCTGCGGCAGATTCCCCCCGACTATCAGGCGATCTACCGCATGCTGGCTAAAGAGACCGTCAAGCTGGCCCTGGAGAAAGGCGGCCTGGACCAGGAGGAGGCAGAGCAGATCCAGCTGCTGCTCACCCCGCAGCCACCGGATGAGTGTCTGATCAGCTGA
- a CDS encoding M24 family metallopeptidase, with translation MSEHLERIKDFQRELVNQGLGAALLFYSRDIFYYTGIAQPAYLAVFPDDYRLFVRSGYPYALQTAAIEPSHITEERRLDFIYQEYFSYLWNKRLGMELDLLPANSYLAYQKLFEDFELLDVSPLIMQQRAVKSTNEIGQIRRACRVVEAGQQAIIQGLRPGITELELSAMIENSHRLAGHEGGIFLRHPDLPLGMGPISSGPNLADFTGLVYSVSGVGLSPALPIGPSNRMISDGDPVVVDIPSMVNGYHADQSRTYVAGKATPRLKGLYADLLEIADFVIDSIKPGMGCDQVYDLAVGKAAELGVQEQFLKFTGDSHCRLIGHGVGIEVNEPPVLIANNRATIPDNCVLAIEMHMLDKHAGVVKIEDTVLISSTGNEILTKASRDLIECTTTG, from the coding sequence ATGAGTGAACATCTGGAACGTATCAAGGATTTTCAGCGCGAGCTAGTCAACCAGGGACTGGGGGCTGCCCTGCTCTTCTACTCCCGGGATATTTTCTATTACACCGGCATCGCCCAGCCGGCCTATCTGGCCGTTTTCCCCGACGACTACCGCCTGTTTGTGCGCAGTGGCTACCCCTATGCCCTGCAGACCGCCGCCATAGAACCCTCCCATATCACGGAAGAGCGTCGTCTCGACTTTATCTACCAGGAGTACTTCTCCTATCTCTGGAACAAGCGCCTCGGTATGGAACTGGACCTGCTGCCGGCCAACAGCTACCTGGCTTACCAGAAGCTGTTCGAGGATTTTGAACTACTGGATGTCTCACCGCTGATCATGCAGCAGCGGGCGGTAAAGAGTACCAACGAAATCGGCCAGATCCGGCGTGCCTGCCGGGTAGTGGAGGCTGGACAACAGGCGATCATACAAGGCCTGCGCCCCGGCATTACTGAACTGGAGCTCTCCGCCATGATTGAGAACAGCCACCGCCTGGCCGGCCATGAGGGGGGCATTTTCCTGCGCCATCCAGACCTCCCGCTTGGCATGGGGCCGATCAGTTCCGGCCCCAATCTGGCCGATTTCACCGGCCTGGTCTACTCAGTCTCCGGCGTGGGGTTGAGCCCGGCCCTGCCGATCGGCCCTTCCAACCGCATGATCAGCGATGGCGATCCGGTGGTGGTGGATATCCCCAGCATGGTCAACGGTTACCATGCCGACCAGTCACGCACCTATGTGGCGGGCAAGGCAACCCCCAGGCTGAAAGGACTGTATGCCGATCTGCTGGAGATCGCTGACTTTGTCATCGACAGTATCAAACCGGGCATGGGCTGCGATCAGGTCTATGATCTGGCGGTGGGAAAGGCGGCCGAACTGGGCGTGCAGGAGCAGTTCCTTAAATTCACCGGCGACAGCCACTGCCGGCTGATCGGCCACGGCGTCGGTATCGAAGTGAATGAACCGCCGGTGCTGATCGCCAACAACCGGGCTACCATTCCCGACAACTGTGTACTGGCGATCGAGATGCACATGCTGGACAAGCACGCCGGGGTGGTCAAAATAGAGGACACCGTGCTGATCAGCAGTACGGGCAACGAGATTCTGACCAAGGCATCACGGGACCTGATCGAGTGTACAACCACCGGTTAG
- a CDS encoding TetR/AcrR family transcriptional regulator, with amino-acid sequence METKGERTRQHIIDKSLQLFSVKGYYSTSINNILEATDLTKGGLYGHFGSKEAIWYAIYDEAVKLWRRVVFEGVSGIADPLQRIEQVIENDLMNYLGGHTFKGGCFFLNSLVELSGQSPEMSRKLLRGFIRFSKLLQRWLAEAESQGQIRPGLNHREIANFIFISLNGAAALYAATRDESVLVQTTSQLHQYVKQLKA; translated from the coding sequence ATGGAAACAAAAGGCGAACGCACGCGGCAGCATATTATTGACAAGTCACTGCAGCTTTTCTCCGTAAAGGGTTATTACAGCACGTCTATCAACAACATCCTGGAAGCCACTGACCTGACCAAAGGTGGCCTGTATGGCCACTTCGGGAGCAAGGAGGCGATCTGGTATGCCATCTATGACGAAGCGGTGAAACTGTGGCGCCGGGTGGTGTTCGAGGGCGTAAGCGGTATTGCGGATCCGCTGCAGCGCATCGAACAGGTGATTGAGAATGATCTGATGAACTACTTGGGTGGGCACACCTTCAAGGGAGGCTGTTTCTTTCTCAATTCCCTGGTGGAACTGTCCGGCCAGTCACCGGAGATGAGTCGAAAACTGCTGCGCGGATTCATCCGCTTCTCCAAGCTGCTGCAACGCTGGCTGGCCGAGGCGGAGTCACAGGGACAGATCCGTCCCGGCCTGAATCATCGGGAGATCGCCAACTTTATCTTCATCTCCCTGAATGGTGCGGCGGCGCTCTACGCAGCCACCCGGGATGAGAGCGTGCTGGTACAGACTACATCCCAGCTCCATCAGTATGTGAAACAGCTGAAAGCCTGA
- the tcdA gene encoding tRNA cyclic N6-threonylcarbamoyladenosine(37) synthase TcdA, translated as MDYTRRFGGIARLYGTAALDRFAAAHVCVVGIGGVGSWVVEALARSGVGALTLVDLDNVAESNVNRQIHALDGQFGRPKVDAMAERVRAINPSCRVITREEFVELDNLEQLVTPDYDCLVDCIDAFKVKAALIAHCRRNRIRLVTVGGAGGQTDPLKIRLTDLYKTQHDPLLAKTRKLLRKAYGFPKNPKRRFDVPCVYSDEQQVYPDGSGEVCQTKPAAGEADSSLNCGGFGSSMAVTATFAMVATAQVLKRLAIGRES; from the coding sequence ATGGATTACACAAGACGATTTGGCGGTATTGCCCGGCTATACGGGACGGCGGCACTCGATCGGTTTGCTGCGGCCCATGTCTGCGTGGTGGGGATCGGCGGGGTGGGCTCCTGGGTAGTGGAGGCGCTGGCCCGCAGCGGGGTTGGCGCCCTGACCCTGGTGGATCTGGATAATGTGGCGGAATCCAACGTGAACCGGCAGATCCATGCCCTGGATGGGCAGTTTGGTCGACCCAAGGTCGATGCCATGGCGGAGCGGGTGCGGGCCATCAATCCGTCCTGCCGAGTGATCACACGGGAGGAGTTTGTCGAACTGGATAACCTGGAACAACTGGTGACTCCGGACTACGACTGCCTGGTGGACTGTATCGATGCCTTCAAGGTGAAGGCGGCGCTGATCGCCCACTGTCGTCGAAACCGGATCCGGCTGGTCACCGTGGGGGGTGCCGGGGGGCAGACCGATCCGCTGAAGATCCGTCTGACCGATCTCTATAAAACCCAGCATGACCCGCTGTTGGCCAAGACCCGCAAGCTGTTGCGCAAGGCGTACGGTTTTCCGAAAAATCCTAAACGTCGCTTCGATGTGCCCTGTGTCTATTCGGATGAGCAGCAGGTCTATCCGGATGGCAGCGGCGAGGTGTGCCAGACCAAACCGGCCGCGGGGGAGGCGGATTCCAGCCTCAATTGCGGTGGTTTCGGCTCCTCGATGGCAGTTACCGCCACCTTTGCCATGGTGGCCACCGCCCAGGTGCTTAAGAGACTGGCTATCGGGCGGGAGAGCTGA
- a CDS encoding cupin domain-containing protein, which yields MKITRLNECEPTPVNMAGIKGVVKQVPIGKADGAPNFSIRVFTLEPGGHTPHHSHESEHLNYILEGSGVALEGDTEHAIRQGDYLLVKPHEVHQYRNTGDKPLVFMCMVPSAYE from the coding sequence ATGAAAATCACCCGATTGAATGAATGCGAACCCACCCCGGTCAACATGGCGGGCATCAAGGGTGTGGTGAAGCAGGTACCGATAGGCAAAGCCGACGGTGCACCCAACTTCTCCATCCGGGTTTTCACCCTGGAACCCGGCGGCCACACACCTCACCACTCCCACGAGAGTGAGCACCTGAACTACATCCTGGAGGGCAGCGGCGTAGCGTTGGAAGGCGACACGGAGCATGCGATACGACAGGGTGACTACCTGCTGGTCAAACCCCATGAAGTCCATCAGTACCGCAACACCGGGGATAAACCCCTGGTCTTCATGTGCATGGTACCTAGCGCCTACGAGTAA
- a CDS encoding YdcH family protein, with amino-acid sequence MISIDAQHEELRNRLFQVRQEHRDLDVAIAALTETAYRNELQLKRLKRRKLMLKDAITKLEDELIPDLDA; translated from the coding sequence ATGATCTCCATCGACGCACAACACGAAGAGCTGAGAAACCGACTGTTTCAGGTCCGGCAGGAACACCGGGATCTGGATGTGGCCATCGCCGCGCTCACCGAGACGGCCTATCGAAACGAGCTGCAACTGAAACGGCTGAAACGGCGCAAGTTGATGTTAAAAGACGCCATCACCAAACTGGAAGATGAGCTGATCCCAGACCTGGACGCCTGA
- a CDS encoding valine--tRNA ligase: protein MEKTYDPHNLEKRWYQTWEERGYFAPAADADSQNPYCIMIPPPNVTGSLHMGHAFQDTIMDALIRYHRMKGDKTLWQAGSDHAGIATQMVVERLINAEGKTRHDYGREKFLEKVWEWKAQSGGTITSQLRRMGASLDWEHERFTMDEGLSDAVKEVFVRLFEEGLIYRGKRLVNWDPKLHTAVSDLEVLSEEENGFLWHMRYPLTNGQGHLVVATTRPETMLGDCAVAVHPGDERYTHLLGEFVELPLTGRRIPIIADDYVDPEFGTGCVKITPAHDFNDYQVWLRHRDEKAIAEQPHGGLINVFTIDAAIRDHEADEKHIIPADFIGLDRFDARKKVVADLQSQDLLEKIDDHKLMVPRGDRSGSVIEPFLTDQWYVKVEPLAKPAIEAVESGKIRFVPDNWKNTYYEWMRNIEDWCISRQIWWGHRIPAWYDSDGNIYVGRSEAEVREKHQLAEDYPLRQDEDVLDTWFSSALWPFSTLGWPEQTERVKTFYPTSVLVTGFDIIFFWVARMIMMGLKFMDDVPFKEVYVHGLVRDSHGDKMSKSKGNVLDPIDLIDGIDLEALVSKRTSGMMQPQLAKKIEKATRKEFPDGIPSFGTDALRFTFASQATTGRDIKFDMGRIEGYRNFCNKLWNAARYVLMNTEQHDCGQSGGELELSMADRWILSRLQSTIATVTEATEGYRFDHAAKAIYEFTWNEYCDWYLELSKPVLTSDSASEAAKRGTRHTLVTVLETLLRLAHPIMPYITEEIWQRVAPLAGARGETIMTQPFPVRDDSLTDSAAVAEMEWVMQFILGIRKIKGEMNIAPSKPLPVLLQNADTEDQARLTRNRHYLDFLARLESASLLASDEEPPESAMALVGGMKLLIPMAGLIDKEAELARLEKELGKLKGNITRLEGKLNNPKFVDKAPEAVVQKERDKLASEIAALEKLEQQFKKIQAL, encoded by the coding sequence ATGGAAAAGACTTACGACCCCCACAATCTGGAAAAGCGTTGGTATCAGACCTGGGAAGAGCGCGGATACTTCGCCCCCGCCGCCGATGCCGACAGCCAGAACCCCTACTGCATCATGATCCCGCCGCCCAATGTCACCGGCAGCCTGCACATGGGGCACGCCTTCCAGGACACCATCATGGATGCTTTGATCCGCTACCATCGCATGAAGGGGGACAAGACCCTTTGGCAAGCCGGTTCCGACCACGCCGGCATCGCCACCCAGATGGTGGTGGAGCGGCTGATCAATGCCGAGGGCAAAACCCGCCACGACTACGGCCGGGAGAAGTTCCTGGAGAAGGTGTGGGAGTGGAAGGCCCAGTCCGGTGGCACCATCACCAGCCAGTTGCGCCGCATGGGGGCCTCGCTGGATTGGGAGCATGAGCGTTTCACCATGGACGAAGGACTCTCCGACGCGGTGAAAGAGGTATTCGTTCGGCTGTTTGAAGAGGGCTTGATCTATCGGGGCAAACGGCTGGTCAACTGGGATCCGAAACTGCATACCGCGGTCTCCGACCTGGAAGTGTTGTCGGAAGAGGAGAACGGTTTTCTGTGGCACATGCGCTACCCCTTGACCAACGGCCAGGGCCACCTGGTGGTCGCCACCACCCGCCCCGAAACCATGCTGGGCGACTGTGCGGTAGCGGTACACCCCGGCGACGAGCGTTACACGCACCTGCTGGGTGAGTTCGTGGAACTGCCGTTGACCGGCCGGCGCATCCCGATTATCGCCGACGACTATGTGGATCCCGAGTTTGGTACCGGCTGCGTCAAGATCACCCCGGCCCACGACTTCAACGACTACCAGGTGTGGCTGAGACACCGGGACGAGAAGGCGATCGCCGAGCAGCCCCATGGCGGCCTGATCAACGTCTTCACCATCGACGCGGCGATCCGTGACCACGAAGCCGATGAGAAGCACATTATTCCGGCCGACTTTATCGGCCTGGATCGGTTTGATGCCCGTAAAAAGGTGGTGGCCGATCTGCAATCCCAGGACCTGCTGGAGAAAATCGACGATCACAAGCTGATGGTGCCCCGGGGCGACCGTTCCGGTTCGGTGATCGAACCCTTCCTGACCGACCAGTGGTACGTCAAGGTGGAACCCCTGGCTAAGCCGGCCATCGAGGCGGTGGAGAGCGGCAAAATCCGCTTCGTACCGGACAACTGGAAAAACACCTATTACGAGTGGATGCGCAACATTGAGGACTGGTGCATCAGCCGCCAGATCTGGTGGGGCCACCGCATTCCCGCCTGGTACGACAGTGACGGCAATATCTACGTCGGTCGTTCCGAAGCCGAAGTGCGGGAAAAACACCAGCTGGCCGAGGATTACCCCCTGCGTCAGGACGAGGATGTGCTGGACACCTGGTTCAGCTCCGCCCTGTGGCCCTTCTCCACCCTGGGTTGGCCGGAACAGACCGAGCGGGTGAAGACCTTCTACCCCACCAGTGTGCTGGTAACCGGGTTTGACATCATCTTCTTCTGGGTCGCCCGCATGATCATGATGGGCCTCAAGTTCATGGATGATGTACCGTTCAAGGAGGTCTATGTACATGGACTGGTACGTGACAGCCACGGCGACAAGATGTCCAAGTCCAAGGGCAACGTGCTGGATCCGATCGACCTGATCGACGGCATCGACCTGGAAGCGCTGGTGAGCAAGCGCACCAGCGGCATGATGCAGCCACAGCTGGCCAAGAAGATCGAGAAGGCAACCCGCAAGGAGTTCCCCGATGGCATCCCCAGCTTCGGCACCGACGCCCTGCGCTTCACCTTCGCCTCCCAGGCCACCACCGGTCGCGACATCAAGTTCGACATGGGGCGCATCGAGGGCTATCGCAATTTCTGCAACAAGCTGTGGAACGCCGCCCGCTATGTGCTGATGAATACCGAGCAGCACGACTGCGGTCAGAGCGGGGGCGAACTGGAGTTGAGCATGGCGGATCGCTGGATCCTCTCCCGTCTGCAATCCACCATCGCCACTGTGACAGAGGCTACCGAGGGTTACCGTTTCGATCACGCGGCCAAGGCGATCTACGAGTTCACCTGGAACGAATACTGTGACTGGTACCTGGAGCTCTCCAAGCCGGTTCTGACCAGTGACAGCGCCAGCGAGGCCGCCAAGCGCGGTACCCGGCACACCCTGGTCACCGTACTGGAGACCTTGCTGCGACTGGCTCATCCCATCATGCCCTATATCACCGAAGAGATCTGGCAACGGGTCGCTCCACTGGCCGGTGCCCGGGGCGAAACCATCATGACCCAGCCGTTCCCGGTCCGGGATGACAGCCTGACCGACTCCGCTGCGGTCGCTGAGATGGAGTGGGTGATGCAGTTCATCCTCGGTATCCGCAAGATCAAGGGCGAGATGAACATCGCCCCCAGCAAGCCCCTGCCGGTGCTGCTGCAGAATGCCGATACGGAAGATCAGGCACGCCTGACCCGCAATCGCCACTACCTGGATTTCCTGGCACGGCTGGAATCCGCCTCCCTGCTGGCCAGTGATGAGGAACCACCGGAATCGGCCATGGCCCTGGTGGGGGGCATGAAACTGCTGATCCCCATGGCCGGCCTGATCGACAAAGAGGCGGAACTGGCCCGGTTGGAAAAGGAGCTCGGCAAACTGAAGGGAAATATCACCCGGCTCGAAGGCAAACTGAACAATCCAAAGTTTGTCGACAAGGCGCCGGAAGCGGTGGTGCAGAAAGAGCGCGACAAGCTGGCGAGCGAAATCGCTGCACTGGAGAAGCTGGAACAGCAGTTCAAGAAGATCCAGGCCCTTTAA